The sequence tttggtcacacaactagtgtttcttctggaaatggatgggttggcgtgagttgttttggaaaagtgtccgacagttgtgccgtgtgctacggcggatgaggagtccggtagcaaatttaaaacttggatgatgtgtggatcaaccctatgTGTTACTCGGTGCGAGAAAGTTGCTTTGAAAATTCTTTTCTCTaaaatgaacccttgcataaaaattagctttccgcaaattaaactctagccttatccttgatttaccctgtgcattatattctatttataccccctccgtgggtgtggttggacttgctgagtacgtttgtactcaaccctttcctaatttttacagaggaagatccagacttcgttcccgaagacgttgagtaggggttccgtcctgcacccaaccttgcctgtggatagggtcacccgcaagaagctccgtatggcgcaagactctgatgacctcttcgtagttaatgtcgttgtgtgggttttAATTGTTATCCTCGTGATAGTgacgcttcactgcccattaccacgtagagttgtacggtgatgtaccatctaatgtaataaatgtgttatcagtctcctgggactgatatttatatcacatttaagtcttctcttgtGAGGGAACGCTTCACCCTTACAGTACACTTTCCTACCCAATGCATCCACTGTGAGAAACCCTTCCACCATAATCTCTTGTGAGAACAACTCATGCCTATAAAGAGGAACCCAAAAAcaaatgcaaaaccaatcaataGGCGCTACTGAATAACCTATGATAACCTATGATTTCACCATTTTACCCTACGTCGACATCGGTTTTGGGGAGACAGATTTTGGCTTACCTGATGTCGACGCCGTCGACCTCCATCGCCTCCTCGAGAAGTAAGGGAGGTTCAGACGAGGGGGGGCTAGCCATCTGCTTCAAGTGGCCTGCATCACTCTTCCTTGGAGGTCTTCCTCGTCCGCCgttgcgccgcctccgccgctgtagggttagggttcgtcGCGGAGGGGTGAGTGTTTCTGTGTGTGGCGTGACCGACTGGCTCAGACGGCTCGGTCGGCCTTATCATTGGGGTATGGCTACTCTCGAACGGCTCGGCTCAGCTCGCCAGGGTATTTTGAGCCGTGGAATCAGCTCGGGACGTACAATACGGTCTGCAAATGGACCCAAAGATGATTCAAGCGTATAAAATGGCACGAGCCGGGTAGAGATGAATTTGTAATGGCATGTTTCCAAATAGACGAATAGTAATGGCAGAACTCCGAACTCgcagaattgtaatggcacgaaTCCAATtaacccaaaaaaaaatatgGGACTTGCATCCCTAAGTGCCAGCCACCTTCTCtccaccaccagtccaccaccttGCCCATTTCTCTTCTCCTCCCCCCTGCCACCCAGTGACCCGGAGATCGCGCAGCCAGCGTGCTGCGATCCATCGAGTCACAACGCAGAACTCCGGCCTGCGGGCTGCAGCACTATGCTGCGGTagtcggcggcggagcggatTCTCCGACCGGCCATGAGGTCATCACGAGTAAGCGGCAATGCCTCACCACAATTGTTCCTCTCTCCATGTTCTCATGTTTAGCGCTGtaatcagtgtggcggatctTGCTTTTGGTTCAAGACTAGATGGTGGTTCAGATACGAAGGTGGTTTGCATAGCATACGTTGCCATTCTTTTTATTGTTCTAAGCTGGACGAATCCCGCAAGGATCCATTCGCCCACGAGCCATCAGCAGCACCTCCCAAGTCCCGATCGAATCTTCACCCCCAAAATAGCCATTGGGTCGGGTGAGGAGAAGCTCGAATCAAGCTGTTTCGGGCGATTCCTCGCCGGCCCGGGCGTCCCAGGCCACCAGCAAGCACCTCCAAGCCTGGATCTAGCCTTATGGGGAGAAGGGCCCTGGCTGTGCAGCTGGGAGATCAACCAACCATTGCCGTTCCGCGCTGGCATGAACTTGGGAGGAGAAAAATGACTTGTAATGTTGAATACTGCAGTAGTACTTAGATCTAGTTTACACACATCGTTTTTGAAGCATGGTCTTAGAGAAAACATCGCACGTCTTGCCCTGAATAAATAGTAATATGCTAAAATATTTGACTTTCACAGATTGGCTTGCTTTAACTGATGCTCTTATATCTTGAGGTACGGCCCTGctataaaaatacaaaatgccATCTGGGCTTTGGATCTAACAAAAGGAACACCGTGCAAGATTCTGGTTATACTCCTGCTTGCTGTCGATTCTGGTTGCCATTAGACTATTGGAGTGAAAGATTGTGGCTTCTACTTTAGCTTTGCACCTCGAGTTCTAAAATAAGTCGAAGTGTAGTTTCAGTAACTTAACTGGACTACTGGTGATCCCATTAGAGACTGCAACGATCTAGCATATAGTGCAGCACCAGGCTGTTGATCAAGTTTACTTTAGTTCTGATCTGACGATTTGCTGGTCACCTTCAGACTTTGATTGTGCTGCTAACATTCACTATATTCacatcatttactgtattaaaCTCTGAACCCTATGACTTCTCTTGTAGACTTTGATGATGAAAGCTGCAGAGTCTTTGTCCTGGTCGGACCTCCCTTCAGAGCTCCTAGGCCTTGTCCTTGAGCGCCTCCCCTCCCTAGCTGATCGTGTTCGACTGAGAGCAGTCTGTCAGCCTTGGCGCTCCAATGCTCGGCTGCAATCGccgtcccctcccctcccgtgGCTCAGCCTCCTTGATGGCACCTTCCTGAGCATCCCAGATGGTAAAGTTATCCGAATGGCTCTACCAGATAATGCCCACTGCTATGGCTCCATTGACAACTGGCTCTTCCTAATGCAAATCGATGGAGGGTGCTCATTGATGAATCCTTTCTCAAAGGCCACACTGGACCTTCCTAAGCTAGCCGCTGTTTGGTGCCGTGATTGGTTGAATTCAGACAACAGATTTACAACGCTTTTCTATAAGCTGGTGGTTCCCTCGCCCCCGGACTCCTCACCAGAATCCCTTGTTGCTGTGCTGATCGTGGATGATGTTAATTGCAGTACAGTTTGTATTTGCCAGCCGCCAGTTGCTACCGACTTGTCTAGAGGAAGGGGCATGCAACCGTCTTGGTCCTTGTTTGACGTCGCATTCTTCAATGGGAAGCTATATGGAACTGCTTTTGGTAAGCTTGTTTCCTTTGAGATTGGTTATGACCTTGGGAGTAAGCCGAAGATCTCAGCCACTGACTGCATAATCAACTACAGGGATGATATATGGGACTTGCCCGAATCCTTATCCAGAGAGAGgtcatatttttttttactaGGCAAGGCCACAAAGGGGCCAGCCGGTGCCACCAGAGGTGGCCTGGGAACGCGCCACAGAGGGGCCGCAAGAGAGGTCATATATGTCTAGGGAATATCTTGTTGAATGTCGTGGTAAACTGTTGAGGGTTGCACGCTTTATTCAGGACCATCCCGGTCACGCAAGTCTTCTCTTTGAGCATGATCGCACTATTGCATTTAGTGTCTTTGAGGCAGACTTGAGCACCAATCCTGCTCAGTGGAGACGGGTCAATAACTTGGGCAGCCAGGCGCTCTTCGTTGGGCGGCATTGCTCTAAGTCTTTCCCTCCTGGAGAGTACAATGGAATTCAAGAGGATTGCATATATTTCATGTGTGACTATACTTTGCCAGATTATGCTGTGGATCCTCTTCGTGACTCTGGCGTTTACAACTTGAGAAATGGGATGATCACCCCGTTGCTGTCACAGACTGCAACAGCACCGCAGCATCATGGTGGCCAGCGGCGTCCAACATGGTTCTTTCCTGCTGATCCTGCTGATTCTATATAGTCAAACCAGCTTACCTTGTTTAGTGTATTGGGATTATGTAACTCTACGTTGTTTGTGCTCTTAAATGTTATCTGATGTCTACTTAGCGCATTAGTGTTTTGTTGTTGAACCACATTAACTATTATCTACTCATCAAGACTCATGTATTATGTTCACCACCTATATATGCTCTATGCTAGTCTCTCTTTTTGCTGAGTTGATTTGCATCTGTTCCCTATAACAAATTACCAATACTGCACTGAATCAAGGAGGAATGTTTCATTTTTCAAATAATCTGCTAATTTTATTGACCTCTTTTTTTGTTGGTGGAGCTCtgctttttttgaaagatttaaattttttttgaaagatgtgGAGCTCTGCTTTTCCTCTTGTTATAACTGGATTTGTGCTTACAAACTCATGCAGTGATAGCAGTGTATTCACCAGTACTGCAGTAGGATACCTGAGCATCCTGAGTTTCTGTTGCGCATTCATGTGTTCTGGGATTTTTTTTGTCCATTTTAATAAGACGAgactataaaaaattaaaaagttgACGCTATTGCTGCAATCTAGTCGAGCAGAAATACCATTTTACTTTAAAAAGGTGGGCGCCGAGTTGAAGAAATTGGCAACctgctcctcgtcgccgtgATGGCATGGCCCTGGCCGGCGCGCCGCGCTCCAGGGCTAACGGCGAAGAGTACCCGCGTCTTGTGCAGCGTGATCCCGAGAGATGAGTTCCAGGCTTCCAGCACCCAAAGATCTGTtcacggcggctgcggcggtctTCCTCGTTGCCGATGTaagcggcgcgcggcgctggCGATGAAGCCGATCTCGGGAGAAACGAAACTTGATGCGCATTGTGATTTGTCAGGAGAACTAGGTGAAGCTACTGCACGTATTCTGGCCTTCTGGGGACAAGGCGGCGCAAGCATTGCGCCATGTCGAAGGCGCGCGCCGAGTGGCAGCCACCTGCTCGTCgtcggtcgccgccgccatggcatgGAGGCATGGCCCCGTGGCCAGCGCGCCGCGGCGCTCGAGGGCTAACGGCGAAGACTGAAGAGTACCCGCGTGACCGCGTCCCACTCCCATGCGTGATGCCGAGAGATGAGTTCCAGCGCGCGGATGTGGATTCGCGTCGGCGTCAGCGCCGTCTTCCTCATCGGCGATGTCTTGTCCGCGCGACTCGGTAAGCAGCGCTcgcggcgcggccatggcgtggcAGTACGTTCGTCTCCTCCGTATGTATGCAATCTGACCCGCTTCAAATCTCGATCGACTGTTGTGGATCCGACGGCCCCAGGCACCTTGGAGATGGACGTATTTCGTTTACCGTCCCGGGAGTGGACGGCATTTCGTTTACAGTATATGACGGTGTTTTGAGAGAAAAATCACAAAAGATTTTCTCTGCGTGGAAAATAAAGATGCGGGCGTGCCAGTGTATATAGAAAATGCACAAGAGAAACAAAAGATAGAGAACACATGCTTTATTCATATTTTTTAGAAATACAAATACAGGTTCCCTTATACAAGTGCGCGCTCCATAGTCTGCCGTCGTTGGGTAGATCCGACTTGGGCGATGTGGTGTTCTGGTTCCCAGGGCCTTGAGAAGCTCCTGGTTAATTAACTCCGCAAGACTAGCTTGCTGGAGCACGTCCGATTAAGCTGCTGTGGTTGTCATCAACAGTCTTCGCTTCACGTTCTCCATGCAagatgatggtggtggtgcagaTGTGGACGTCGGCGTTGTCCATGGCCTCGTCAGTGTCCATGAGCCGGTGTAGCGCAGCTGGAACATCAGCGGCGCTCGCCCGTGTCGTTCGGCCTCGTCGGTCTCGAACGGCGGTGTAGTCGTAGTAGGGGTATGTTGGCGATGCATGGTCGCGCGAACTAGACCAAGTCATTGTCGCGGCAGCTTGTTGCGGTCGATTTGGTCGTTGCAAGCATTGTAGATTAGCAGAGAAATCCCATCTGCCGGAAACTTCACAATCAGCTAACTGACTTGTTAGCTTGTGGTAGTGCATGCGCACGTACGTGCATGCAGAGTGCCCCCACGTACTTCCACTTCATGTCGAAGTAGATGGACCTCCAGACACTGCCTAGCGCCTCCGGCTGCTGATGTCAGGGAAGTGGCCATCGATGATGAGGGGTGCCACCACTCTGCCGGCAGCCGAGCCAAAGTAATCGTCGACGATGACGGGGTCGCCGCTCCGCTAGAGGGCGAGTCGAAGTGACCCTCGACGCTGATGAGCCGAAGTGGTTGTTGATGATGAGCAGGCGAACGTCGACCATGAGCCGGAGGTACCACGCTGCTGCCTTTCCCCTTCGCGTTGATGGAGTCCTGACGGTCGGCTTCATAGCGGATGACGGATGCCGGCCGCTTGCCGGCTCCTTCGCTGCGTGCTTGATGGAGAGGAACCCCGGCCGAGAAGGGCCACCAGCAGCCTGGGCGTCGAGGGGCGAAGAAGTCCCACGGGAAGACCGTCCGCAGAGACCGCGTGCTTGATGGAGAGGAACCCCGGCCGAGAAGGGCCACCAGCAGCCTGGGTGTCGATGGGCGAAGAAGTCCCACGGGAAGACCGTCCGCAGAGAGCTTCATTCATCCTCTAGTAGTGTTAAAACATCTATACGTAGATGTTTTTTACTATTTTGGCAATTTCACCAACTAGTCAGGGCCGGCCCTGTAGTGTTGGCAGGCGGGGCAGCCGCCCTGGCCCCCCAAATCATAGGGGCCCCGGtcatatatgcatgcagaataTATATACGAAGGTCCAAACTGTCGTATGCTGTCAGTCCAACGAAAACTGCAAACAATCAGCCAAATGCAAACAATCCTAGCGAAGCCACCGAGAGGAACGCCTGCCTGTTCAGCTGTTCTccgtaaaaaaaagaaaaagaaatgcctgttctcctcctcggctcctcaTCGGCTATCCGCATGACCATCTCTCTGCAGTATGCGCGACGCCACAACCGCACCCAAAGATTGCCTTGCTCCCTCGCCCTCGGCAGACTGATTTCCCCTAAGGCCCTAACACCTGAAGGAAGGTAGGAAGGATCGATCCCAATTCCCAAACTAATTAGCGTTCGATTCAGTATCATGTTTTTGCAtaatccttttctttttttctgtaaAATCTCAATAAGTATTGTAATCTTTGTTTCTTTTGTTCTAAAGAGCTTTAGTAGGATTTTCATCCGTTCAAGATATAGGGATTAGGGATGCAAGTTCTTGTAAATTTTAGTTGTGCCCTAGTTTTGAGCCACTTGTGTTACCATCGGGTGTTTGCAAGTTATACTTTTGACGTACTTTTATGCAACTGTTTTCACCATATGAATTTTTTATAATCCATCGAAATCAACTATGCaactgaacttttttttttgagattagcAACTGAACTAGTTGGATGTTTATGTTTATTAGGGGCCTCCAATTTTGGTTTTGCCCCGGACCCCAAGAAACACAGGGTCGGCCCTGCAACTAGTTAACCATCAATATGAACCCCTAGATCTAAGAGAAATTGAGTAAATGGTGCCAGAATTAAGTAGGTTCTACTCCTTAGCTTGTTAAAGAGGGTGTTTCTTGGACTCAGTTTGCATATCGCGCGATAAACGGGTTGTTCATAATGCCTCCAGGTTGGCAGCTGCACTACTCTGGCATCTTCACCAACTAGTTAACCAACAATTTGAACCGCTAGACCAAAGAAAAAGTGACTAAATGGTGCCAGAATTGAGTAGCTTCTACTCCTTGGCTTGTTAAAGAGGGTGTTTCTTGGACTCAATTTTCATTTCGAGCGATAAACGGTTTGTTCATAATGCCTCCAGGTTGGCAGCTGCACTACTCTGGCATCTTCACCAACTAGTTAACCATCAATTTGAGCCCCTAGACCTAAGAGAAATTGAGTAAATGGTGCCAGAATTTAGTAGGTTCTACTCCTTAGCTTGTTAAAGAGGGTGTTTCTTGGACTCAATTTTCATTTCGCGCGATAAACGGTTTGTTCATAATGCCTTCAGGTTGGCAGCTGCACTACTCTGGCATCTTCACCAACTAGTTAACCAACAATTTGAAGTGCTAGACCAAAGTAAAAGTGAATAAATGGTGCCAGAAATGAGTAGCTTCTACTCCCTGGCTTGTTCAAGAGGGTGTTTCTTGGACTCAGTTTTCATTTCGCGCGATAAACGGTTTGTTCATAATGCCTCCATGTTGGCAGCTGCACTACTCTGGCATCTTCACCAACTAGTTAACCATCAATTTGAGCCACTAGACCTAAGAGGAATTGAGTAAATGGTGCCAGAATTAAGTAGCTTCTACTCCTTGTCTTGTTAAAGATGGTGTTTCTTGGACTCAGTTTTCATTTTgcatgataaatagtttgttCACAATGCCTCCAGGTTGGCACCTACACTACTCTGACATCTTCACAAACTAGTTAACCATCAATTTGAACCGCTAGAACAAAGGGAAAGTGAGTAAATGGTGCCAGAATTGAGTAGCTTCTACTCCTTGGCTTGTTAAAGAGGGTGTTTCTTGGACTCAGTTTTCATTTCGCGCGATAAACGGTTTGTTCATAATGCCTCCATGTTGGCAGCTGCACTACTCTGGCATCTTCACCAACTAGTTAACCATCAATTTGAGCCCGTATACCTAAGAGAAATTGAGTAAATGGTGCCAGAATTAAGTAG comes from Panicum virgatum strain AP13 chromosome 4K, P.virgatum_v5, whole genome shotgun sequence and encodes:
- the LOC120702612 gene encoding uncharacterized protein LOC120702612 isoform X1, with amino-acid sequence MRSSRTLMMKAAESLSWSDLPSELLGLVLERLPSLADRVRLRAVCQPWRSNARLQSPSPPLPWLSLLDGTFLSIPDGKVIRMALPDNAHCYGSIDNWLFLMQIDGGCSLMNPFSKATLDLPKLAAVWCRDWLNSDNRFTTLFYKLVVPSPPDSSPESLVAVLIVDDVNCSTVCICQPPVATDLSRGRGMQPSWSLFDVAFFNGKLYGTAFGKLVSFEIGYDLGSKPKISATDCIINYRDDIWDLPESLSRERSYFFLLGKATKGPAGATRGGLGTRHRGAAREVIYV
- the LOC120702612 gene encoding probable F-box protein At4g22060 isoform X3, whose amino-acid sequence is MRSSRTLMMKAAESLSWSDLPSELLGLVLERLPSLADRVRLRAVCQPWRSNARLQSPSPPLPWLSLLDGTFLSIPDGKVIRMALPDNAHCYGSIDNWLFLMQIDGGCSLMNPFSKATLDLPKLAAVWCRDWLNSDNRFTTLFYKLFVFASRQLLPTCLEEGACNRLGPCLTSHSSMGSYMELLLG
- the LOC120702612 gene encoding probable F-box protein At4g22060 isoform X2 — protein: MRSSRTLMMKAAESLSWSDLPSELLGLVLERLPSLADRVRLRAVCQPWRSNARLQSPSPPLPWLSLLDGTFLSIPDGKVIRMALPDNAHCYGSIDNWLFLMQIDGGCSLMNPFSKATLDLPKLAAVWCRDWLNSDNRFTTLFYKLVVPSPPDSSPESLVAVLIVDDVNCSTVCICQPPVATDLSRGRGMQPSWSLFDVAFFNGKLYGTAFGMIYGTCPNPYPERGHIFFY
- the LOC120702612 gene encoding probable F-box protein At4g22060 isoform X4, whose amino-acid sequence is MRSSRTLMMKAAESLSWSDLPSELLGLVLERLPSLADRVRLRAVCQPWRSNARLQSPSPPLPWLSLLDGTFLSIPDGKVIRMALPDNAHCYGSIDNWLFLMQIDGGCSLMNPFSKATLDLPKLAAVWCRDWLNSDNRFTTLFYKLYSLYLPAASCYRLV